From Opisthocomus hoazin isolate bOpiHoa1 chromosome 10, bOpiHoa1.hap1, whole genome shotgun sequence, a single genomic window includes:
- the CPLX3 gene encoding complexin-3: MAFMVKSMVGGQLKNLTGGLGGEEKSEGEKSPAEAQGMTREEYEEYQRQLVEEKMERDAQFAQRKAERATFRSHFRDKYRLPKNETDDNQIQLVGGDVELPKELAKMIEQDNEEEEEKNSVIGQLSNIQNLDLDSLKDKASATLEDLKQSAEKCAVM; encoded by the exons ATGGCGTTCATGGTGAAGAGCATGGTGGGGGGGCAGCTGAAGAACCTGACGGGCGGCCTGGGCGGTGAGGAGAAGAGCGAGGGTGAGAAGTCTCCGGCCGAGGCGCAGGGCATGACCCGTGAGGAGTACGAGGAATATCAGCGACAGCTGGTGGAGGAGAA GATGGAGAGAGACGCCCAGTTCGCCCAGCGCAAGGCGGAGAGGGCCACGTTCAGGTCCCACTTCCGAGACAAGTACAGGCTCCCCAAG AACGAAACGGACGACAACCAGATCCAGCTGGTGGGAGGTGACGTGGAGCTGCCCAAAGAGCTGGCCAAGATGATCGAGCAGGacaacgaggaggaggaggagaagaactCGGTTATCGGCCAGCTCAGCAACATCCAGAACCTGGACCTCGATTCCCTGAAGGACAAAGCTTCGGCCACACTAGAGGACCTGAAGCAATCGGCCGAGAAATGCGCCGTGATGTGA